Proteins from a genomic interval of Rhipicephalus microplus isolate Deutch F79 chromosome 6, USDA_Rmic, whole genome shotgun sequence:
- the LOC142765917 gene encoding uncharacterized protein LOC142765917, translating to MTFFDVLGDPLLNVVNTVIGKRVKPASFGAGRIVLILKDGAPSHDPSSWRPITLLNVDYKIVASILNSRLKIFLPDMIAPHQSCAVPGRSMYANLTLTRDVFKFASCKCIAGVFLSLDQAKAFDRGLHLTGLEELKILAFADDISLFLRDARSLARFRQVFSAYAAASGATLNEAKSKALLFGPFPTEVIEPIEAVSTVKVLGVLFTCERVAASTWSRVLSRAQLLIERAKLHELTLRDKAIAVKTSARALASHVSRIAIMPSRIASALNKGITAFMWEGKPPPVRRHLLQLSTSDGGLGLPHDLTTGKILALKTARTLAKASVYAGRNLLLYWASVRNSWLDAGSYRGPFAVSPSPFYRAAAATMRMLTREVPGCEIDSDPPARLIETLTANQLHDEDRRRAKRAKREIAALDRYAFRGVQDFIWKRAWDVLHTRQRQHPLGIVPDARCPNCQQTKTLNHALFDCVAARPVWRMTAHSFSIRPPPYHRRNKGPFAKLVFTITLFVIWQRRSLAEAKKKSVRAASDVGSRQADVDPRVSLQRKFSSLPGSCRSSLQSLASCPGPSCLVTPASCLAMHGPGPRLLPRLFPSRRLPLCYQISDPAPAEPVY from the exons ATGACGTTTTTTGACGTCCTGGGAGACCCTCTCCTCAACGTCGTGAACACGGTAATCGGAAAACGAGTCAAGCCAGCCTCCTTCGGTGCGGGGCGTATTGTCCTGATCCTGAAGGACGGTGCACCCTCACACGACCCGTCATCATGGCGCCCGATCACTCTACTAAACGTAgactacaagatcgtggcgtccATCTTGAACTCTAGACTTAAGATTTTCTTGCCGGACATGATCGCCCCGCACCAGTCCTGCGCCGTCCCAGGGCGCTCAATGTACGCCAACCTCACCCTGACGAGAGACGTATTCAAGTTCGCCTCCTGCAAATGCATTGCGGGGGTCTTCCTGTCCCTCGACCAGGCGAAGGCGTTTGACAGG GGCCTGCATTTAACAGGCCTGGAAGAGCTTAAAATCCTTGCCTTCGCAGACgatatctctctctttctgagAGACGCACGCAGCCTCGCCCGATTCCGCCAGGTATTTAGCGCCTACGCCGCGGCATCTGGAGCAACACTAAACGAAGCGAAGAGCAAGGCCTTACTCTTCGGCCCCTTTCCTACCGAGGTCATCGAGCCGATTGAGGCAGTATCGACGGTGAAGGTGCTGGGGGTCCTATTCACCTGTGAGCGCGTGGCAGCATCCACGTGGTCGAGAGTACTGAGCAGGGCACAGCTCCTCATAGAGCGAGCCAAACTCCACGAGCTCACCCTGCGAGACAAAGCCATTGCGGTTAAGACAAGCGCTCGCGccctcgcctcccacgtttcccgCATCGCCATCATGCCTTCCAGAATCGCCAGCGCCCTCAACAAAGGCATCACCGCGTTCATGTGGGAAGGCAAGCCCCCACCCGTCAGGCGTCACCTCCTGCAGCTGTCAACAAGCGACGGTGGACTCGGCCTTCCCCACGATCTGACCACGGGCaaaattcttgctctcaagaccGCCCGAACCTTGGCGAAGGCAAGTGTATATGCCGGCAGGAACCTGCTCCTTTATTGGGCAAGCGTGCGTAACAGCTGGCTTGACGCAGGCAGCTACCGCGGTCCATTCGCTGTGTCTCCCTCCCCCTTTTACAGGGCGGCAGCGGCGACAATGCGTATGCTCACCCGCGAAGTCCCAGGCTGTGAGATAGACTCAGACCCGCCTGCCAGACTGATCGAGACCCTCACAGCCAACCAGCTCCACGATGAAGACAGGCGCCGCGCGAAGAGAGCGAAGCGGGAAATTGCCGCACTCGACCGCTATGCCTTCCGCGGAGTGCAAGATTTCATTTGGAAAAGGGCATGGGACGTCCTCCACACACGGCAGAGGCAACACCCCCTCGGCATCGTCCCCGACGCCCGTTGCCCGAACTGCCAGCAAACAAAGACCCTCAACCACGCTCTGTTCGACTGCGTGGCCGCGAGGCCCGTGTGGCGCATGACCGCGCACTCTTTCAGCATTCGCCCCCCTCCTTATCACAGGCGCAATAAAGGCCCCTTCGCTAAACTCGTCTTCACCATCACCCTCTTCGTGATCTGGCAACGGCGATCACTAGCCGAAGCGAAGAAGAAATCTGTGAGGGCGGC GTCGGACGTGGGGTCACGTCAAGCCGACGTCGACCCCCGGGTCTCGCTGCAAAGGAAGTTTTCCAGCCTCCCGGGGAGCTGCCGTTCCAGCCTGCAGTCCCTGGCCTCCTGTCCCGGGCCCTCCTGCTTGGTGACCCCCGCCTCATGCCTGGCGATGCACGGACCCGGACCCCGCCTGCTGCCCCGGCTCTTCCCGTCCCGTCGCCTACCTCTTTGCTACCAGATCTCGGACCCAGCACCTGCTGAGCCTGTATACTAG